From Pleurocapsa sp. PCC 7319:
GACAAACAGGCTTAATGCAAGGGGCAACCTATGGTGTATCCATCGATGCCCTGGTCTCTCAATTTGTGATTGGAGAAATAGAAAATGCCGTTGTTCAAGCCTTTCAACAAGAAAGTCCCGACATTATTTTGGTAGAGGGGCAAAGTTCCGTCTCTCATCCCGCTTTTATGAGTTCTGTAGGCATTTTAAAAGGATGTATGCCTGATGGAATTATTCTACAACATCCTCCTAGCAGGAAATTTCGCTGCGATTTTCCTCTCTTACCAATGCCCAGTATTGTCAGTGAAATTCTTCTAATTAAAGCAATTGCCCAAACTCAGGTAATTGCGATCGCTTTAAGCCATGAAAATTTAACCGAGACAGAAGTTCAGAGAACGATTAAAAGCTATGAAGACCGTCTTTTGTTACCAACTACAGATGTTTTGACTTATGGTTGTACAAAACTGATACGTGCTTTATATAGTCTTTTCCCTTCTCTCGTTCAGCAAAACCAACGAAATTCTCAGATACCTCCTTTATTAAGGACAGGGTAGATGCTAAACATTGCCATAAACCTATGAAAGCGTTTATGCCTAGAATAGAAATTATCCTATCTCAAATACAGCATAATACTCGGATGTTGTGCGAACTTTACGGAGAACAGGGTATTTCCATAATGGGAGTCTCTAAAGCAGTCTTGGGAGAACCTTTAATTGCCGAAGCAATGATTCGAGGAGGAGTCAAGTTTATTGCCGACTCTCGTTTGGAAAATATTCAAAGGATGATCAATGCGAGAGTATCAACTCAGTTTGTATTACTCCGCACTGCCCCAAGTCAAGCAGAATCGATTGTTGAAAATGTAGATATTAGCCTCAATACAGAAATTGATACCCTTGAAAAGCTTAACTATTATGCATCTTCGCAAAATAAAATTCATCAGATAATTTTAATGGTGGAAATGGGTGACTTGCGAGAGGGGATACTGCCCCATGATATTTTCCTCTTCATTAAAAAAGTTCTTAACTTACCTCATCTCAAAATTATCGGACTCGGTTGTAATTTGGCTTGTTATGGGGGTATTAAGCCTGACAATCAAAAAATGCTGCAATTGTCGGAATTAACCGACGCGATCGAAAAGAAATTTCAAATTAACTTGTCCCTAATTTCTGGGGGGAACTCGGCTAACTATAAATGGTACCAATCTACAAAGGAAGTTGGACGAATTAATAATCTGCGTTTGGGAGAATCAATTCTTTTAGGCTGTGAAACTGTCAACGGTCAAACTATTCCAGAATTACATACCAATGCTTTTAAATTGATTGCCGAAGTTATCGAATCAAAAGTAAAGCCTTCTCTGCCCTTTGGAGAAATTTGTCAGGATGCTTTCGGTAATATTCCCATTTTCCGCGATCGCGGTAGGCACAGAAGAGCAATTATTGCTTTAGGAAAGCAGGATACTCTGATATCTGGTTTAAGTCCGAATCAAGATCTGGAAATATTAGGAGCTAGTAGCGATCATGTGGTTCTCGACTGCAAAAATTCTGATTTAAAAGTCGGAGTAGGAGTAAATTTCAACCTAGATTATGGCGGTCTTTTAACGGCAATGACTTCACCTTTTATTAAAAAGCAATTTATTACATGAGACTTGAAGTAACTACAAACATGAATAAAAAATACAAAAATCCTGCACTTCAACAAGAACCGATAGGCGAACCTGCATCGATTATTTCCCCCAGAGAAAATGAATCTCTTTTTAGATGGATTAAAAGTACTGGTCGATTTATGCCTCATCAACCAGATCGGTTTCATGATGATAAGGGGACAGATGAACTAGAAGATATTCTAGACGAAGATGAAGAAACAAATGCAGAAGAATAATTTCTGTTTCAATCTATTTGGTTAACTAAATTGAGCTAAGTTGCTTTTTAACCAAGCTGCATCTTTCTGGCGATCGCAAATCAACTCTAATACTCTGATTCCTGTTGTTGGTAGATTATTAAGTAGCTGTTCAAACTCTTGCCAGTTTTGAATCAGTCGATGTTCAACATTATAGGTAGCACAAAGTTGGGCAAAGTTAACGGACTGAGGAGTAGCAAAATATTCTTCAAATTCTGAAGCAAAATTAGCAATGGGCAACATTTCAAAAATACCGCCACCGTTGTTATTTATGAGGATAATAGTTAAGTGACCCTGAAACTTTTGGTGAATTAGAAAGCCATTGGTATCGTGTAGTAGTGCCAAATCTCCTGTTAGCAAAACTCCAGCATCACCGTAAGCTATGCCTAAAGCAGTTGAAAGTGTGCCGTCAATACCATTTGCCCCACGACTAAAGTAAGGAGTAACTTTGCTGTTACTCGGTTGCCAAAAATATTCGGCATTGCGAACGGACATACTATTGGCAATATAAATTGGCGTAGCAGTGGGTAAGCTTCGAGATAATAACCAAGATGCTTTGCCCTCATATATTTCTGCGATTGATTCTAAAGTACTATCTAATTTTTTTCTGGTTTCGGCTTCTAGTTGACACCATTGTTGACAATAACTCGATGGTTGAATTTTTTCTTGATTAAATTTTTCTTGATTAGAATCTATGTTTTGGGCAAGCTGTTCAACTGAGCTATTAATATGAATTGTTTTTCCGTGGAGCGGATCGAAGTTTTCTACTCTGGAATCAATAATCCAACGCTGAACATTAATATTGTGGAGCCAGTTTCTTAGCTGTTTGCTAGTAGGAAGTTCTCCGATTTGAATCACTATTTCGGGAAGCAACTGTTTGGCTAGATTATCTTGGCGCAGAATTGCATCATAGGTAGAAATTAAATAGGGGTTCAACGGAGCATAGTTTCTGACCGGGGATAATGCTTCGGCTAATACAGGAAATGATAGTAATTTGGCTAAACTGGCGATCGCCTGACAATAGTTCTGGGGATTTTGGGGTTGGGCTAAGCCTGCAATAATAATACCTCGCTGATTCTGCCAAGTAGCAAGGGGCAAAGAAAAGTAAGGGGGTTTAATAGGTGGCGAGGAAGCAACAGCGTTAAAAAAATCTTGAACATCAAACTTAGTTGCTAACTCTGCTAGTTCGGGTTGTAAAGTAGGTGCTAAAGGCTCCCGAAATGGCACATTGATATGGACAATGCCTGGAACAGGAAACAGCGACTGTGTCCAAGCTTGAACCATATTTTGACGTAGATAGCGTAGCATTTCCAGCCCGGCTTCTGGAAGAGCCAGTTCACATTGCCAGTTAGGTAAATTACCATAGAGCTTTACTTGGTCAATAGTCTGTCCTGCATGGCAGTTTCGTAATTCTGGAGGGCGATCGGCAGTGAAAATGATTAGGGGGATAC
This genomic window contains:
- the menD gene encoding 2-succinyl-5-enolpyruvyl-6-hydroxy-3-cyclohexene-1-carboxylic-acid synthase yields the protein MIDFRNVNTLWASILVETLYRCGLTMAVICPGSRSSPLTVTFANHPHIETIPILDERSAAFFALGRAKKTGLPTTLVCTSGTAGANFYPAVIEAKESCIPLIIFTADRPPELRNCHAGQTIDQVKLYGNLPNWQCELALPEAGLEMLRYLRQNMVQAWTQSLFPVPGIVHINVPFREPLAPTLQPELAELATKFDVQDFFNAVASSPPIKPPYFSLPLATWQNQRGIIIAGLAQPQNPQNYCQAIASLAKLLSFPVLAEALSPVRNYAPLNPYLISTYDAILRQDNLAKQLLPEIVIQIGELPTSKQLRNWLHNINVQRWIIDSRVENFDPLHGKTIHINSSVEQLAQNIDSNQEKFNQEKIQPSSYCQQWCQLEAETRKKLDSTLESIAEIYEGKASWLLSRSLPTATPIYIANSMSVRNAEYFWQPSNSKVTPYFSRGANGIDGTLSTALGIAYGDAGVLLTGDLALLHDTNGFLIHQKFQGHLTIILINNNGGGIFEMLPIANFASEFEEYFATPQSVNFAQLCATYNVEHRLIQNWQEFEQLLNNLPTTGIRVLELICDRQKDAAWLKSNLAQFS
- a CDS encoding DUF3134 family protein, giving the protein MNKKYKNPALQQEPIGEPASIISPRENESLFRWIKSTGRFMPHQPDRFHDDKGTDELEDILDEDEETNAEE
- a CDS encoding alanine/ornithine racemase family PLP-dependent enzyme, giving the protein MKAFMPRIEIILSQIQHNTRMLCELYGEQGISIMGVSKAVLGEPLIAEAMIRGGVKFIADSRLENIQRMINARVSTQFVLLRTAPSQAESIVENVDISLNTEIDTLEKLNYYASSQNKIHQIILMVEMGDLREGILPHDIFLFIKKVLNLPHLKIIGLGCNLACYGGIKPDNQKMLQLSELTDAIEKKFQINLSLISGGNSANYKWYQSTKEVGRINNLRLGESILLGCETVNGQTIPELHTNAFKLIAEVIESKVKPSLPFGEICQDAFGNIPIFRDRGRHRRAIIALGKQDTLISGLSPNQDLEILGASSDHVVLDCKNSDLKVGVGVNFNLDYGGLLTAMTSPFIKKQFIT